The following are encoded together in the Triticum dicoccoides isolate Atlit2015 ecotype Zavitan chromosome 6B, WEW_v2.0, whole genome shotgun sequence genome:
- the LOC119321778 gene encoding GDSL esterase/lipase At4g26790-like, whose product MASGHFQVEAALLMLPLLMLVLNSGGSGSAAGAVVPAVIVFGDSTVDTGNNNQIGATLRSDFPPYGRDMPGGARATGRFGNGRLPPDFISEALGLPPLVPAYLDPAYGIGDFARGVCFASAGTGVDNATAGVLAVIPLWKEVEYYKDYQLRLRAYAGAERARAIVRGALHVVSIGTNDFLENYYMLGTGRFAEYTVAEFSDFLVAGARRFLSEIHRLGARRVTFAGLAPIGCLPLERAENMIHGGGCIEEYNRVAREYNAKVEAMLGALRAELPDLRLAYVPVYDTMLDLVTNPAKFGLENVEEGCCATGRFEMGFMCNDEAPMTCADADKFLFWDAFHPTQKVNRIMANHTIDICYQQGLL is encoded by the exons ATGGCGTCCGGCCATTTCCAAGTGGAAGCGGCGCTGCTGATGCTTCCGCTGCTAATGCTGGTGCTCAACTCGGGCGGCAGCGGCAGCGCTGCTGGTGCGGTGGTGCCGGCGGTGATCGTGTTCGGCGACTCGACGGTGGACACGGGCAACAACAACCAGATCGGCGCGACGCTGCGGTCCGACTTCCCGCCCTACGGCCGCGACATGCCGGGCGGCGCCCGCGCCACGGGGCGGTTCGGCAACGGGCGGCTGCCTCCGGACTTCATCTCCGAGGCGCTGGGCCTGCCGCCGCTCGTCCCGGCGTATCTCGACCCGGCCTACGGCATCGGCGACTTCGCGCGCGGCGTCTGCTTCGCCTCTGCCGGCACCGGCGTCGACAACGCCACCGCCGGCGTCCTG GCAGTGATCCCGCTGTGGAAGGAAGTGGAGTACTACAAGGATTACCAGCTCCGCCTGCGCGCGTACGCCGGCGCCGAGCGCGCCCGCGCCATCGTCCGCGGCGCGCTCCACGTCGTCAGCATCGGCACCAACGACTTCCTCGAGAACTACTACATGCTCGGCACGGGCCGCTTCGCCGAGTACACGGTGGCTGAGTTCTCCGACTTCCTCGTCGCCGGCGCGCGCCGCTTCCTGTCGGAGATCCACCGCCTCGGCGCGCGCCGCGTCACCTTCGCCGGGCTCGCCCCCATCGGCTGCCTCCCGCTGGAGCGCGCCGAGAACATGATCCACGGCGGCGGCTGCATCGAGGAGTACAACCGGGTGGCCAGGGAGTACAATGCCAAGGTGGAGGCCATGCTGGGGGCACTCCGCGCCGAGCTCCCGGACCTCAGGCTCGCCTACGTCCCCGTCTACGACACCATGCTCGACCTCGTCACCAACCCGGCCAAGTTCGGGCTGGAGAACGTGGAGGAAGGGTGCTGCGCCACGGGGAGGTTCGAGATGGGGTTCATGTGCAACGACGAGGCGCCCATGACCTGCGCCGATGCCGACAAGTTCCTCTTCTGGGACGCATTCCATCCGACGCAGAAGGTGAACCGGATCATGGCCAACCACACGATCGACATCTGCTACCAGCAAGGCCTCCTCTGA